A single window of Nocardioides baekrokdamisoli DNA harbors:
- a CDS encoding Ig-like domain repeat protein → MHHSSHSSHRYRRGFIAILLGALLSASLVLLAPSANASSALWCIGFSDCSNKGYSDSQYSKYWGNMYWLMYSGRNCVNYVAFREVQAGMPNVRPWNGSGNAEAWGRDNPSITDQTPRVGAVAWWRGGAQGAGSLGHVAYVERVISPTEIVVSESNWGSDFDWRYINTSQNWPSGFIHWTDRPLVPSVKPSVPGAPAVNDVIESNAGTWPAGTSLSYQWGIAWKPIAGATGWRYRPQANQLGQKLTLTITATRPGYLTTTTTVGPRTAIAPGTLDGLTSPAISGTVQVGQPLTVSTPQVAPNASSMAVQWFANGVAIPGATTSTFTPTQDQNGSVLTASVTASRQAFTPLTTFSAGTIPVVSPPIVLSAAGGISGQHLTRAPMAASPGTYAPADATVGYQWLRNGAPIPGATKQTYVPGPADLAQKLGVTVSLTKAKYLNAVRTYNDTATIRSTSSVVSTARGGENTVQFTVHVNAYGTVPTGTVVVTIAGSHYVGTLVNGFAGVTAKNVPAGDLNYGVSYLGDAKSVVSNGGGAVRVLPSSTTHTVIDRIGTVSGPLVAGGTLTAPQVLYAPWDSQITYQWRRDGAPIAGATGSTYRLTHADSGHMVTVVETARHQGLQPNSSVFAPVGPVIADPTFAVTTLGGVTQAKATITVKEMGKPATGTVTFASGAVKVTRTLVNGVASASLNGLAPGTRTISISYSGDSLTSAGMTSAQVPVLAKPAASTAAIDPNVTVTGTPTIGAVLSLQVHAYAPWSGRLYYQWLRDGKPIAGAVNSAYQVQDVDAGHKLSVRATVKAAQTTPATAVYQVARVITTTAVMGLISTPGPNTVTVKVQVSAANLPATGTVQLVLRGTTRQVTATLRNGVATLTMTQVPAGRDAFYVIYSGSAAAPSMHRTIVLDVAHRS, encoded by the coding sequence GTGCACCATTCGTCACATTCGTCACACAGGTACCGGCGAGGGTTCATTGCGATCCTTCTCGGGGCGCTGCTGAGCGCCTCATTGGTCCTGCTTGCGCCGTCGGCAAACGCGTCGTCGGCGTTGTGGTGCATCGGCTTCAGTGACTGCTCGAACAAGGGGTACAGCGACAGCCAGTACAGCAAGTACTGGGGCAACATGTACTGGCTGATGTACTCCGGCCGGAACTGCGTCAACTACGTGGCGTTCCGCGAGGTGCAGGCCGGCATGCCGAACGTGCGCCCGTGGAACGGCAGCGGCAACGCCGAGGCCTGGGGCCGCGACAACCCGTCGATCACCGACCAGACGCCGCGCGTCGGGGCCGTCGCGTGGTGGCGGGGCGGAGCCCAGGGTGCCGGAAGCCTCGGCCACGTCGCGTACGTCGAGCGCGTGATCTCGCCGACGGAGATCGTGGTCTCCGAGTCGAACTGGGGCAGCGACTTCGACTGGCGCTACATCAACACCTCGCAGAACTGGCCGAGTGGATTCATCCACTGGACCGACCGACCGCTGGTGCCGTCGGTGAAGCCGTCGGTGCCGGGAGCCCCGGCCGTCAACGACGTGATCGAGTCCAACGCGGGCACCTGGCCCGCGGGGACCTCGCTGTCGTACCAGTGGGGCATCGCGTGGAAGCCGATCGCGGGGGCGACCGGATGGCGCTACCGCCCGCAGGCGAACCAGTTGGGCCAGAAGCTCACCCTGACGATCACGGCGACGCGTCCGGGATACCTCACCACGACGACGACCGTCGGTCCGCGTACGGCCATCGCGCCCGGAACCCTCGACGGCCTCACCAGCCCGGCGATCTCGGGCACCGTGCAGGTCGGCCAGCCGCTGACAGTCAGCACGCCGCAGGTCGCGCCGAACGCATCCTCGATGGCGGTGCAGTGGTTCGCCAACGGTGTGGCAATCCCGGGTGCCACCACGAGCACGTTCACGCCGACCCAGGACCAGAACGGGTCGGTCCTGACGGCGTCGGTGACGGCGTCACGTCAGGCGTTCACGCCGCTCACGACCTTCTCCGCCGGCACGATCCCGGTGGTTTCGCCGCCGATCGTCCTGAGCGCCGCTGGCGGCATCAGCGGCCAGCACCTGACCCGGGCGCCGATGGCGGCCTCGCCGGGCACGTACGCCCCGGCTGACGCCACCGTCGGCTATCAGTGGCTGCGCAACGGCGCTCCGATCCCGGGGGCGACCAAGCAGACGTACGTCCCCGGCCCGGCGGATCTCGCCCAGAAGCTCGGGGTGACCGTCTCGTTGACGAAGGCGAAGTACCTCAACGCGGTCCGTACGTACAACGACACAGCGACGATCAGGAGCACGTCGAGCGTCGTCTCCACCGCCCGCGGTGGCGAGAACACGGTCCAGTTCACGGTCCACGTCAACGCGTACGGCACGGTCCCGACGGGCACGGTCGTCGTGACCATCGCCGGCAGCCACTACGTCGGCACGCTCGTCAACGGTTTCGCCGGAGTCACGGCGAAGAACGTGCCTGCAGGCGACCTGAACTACGGCGTCAGCTACCTCGGCGACGCGAAGTCCGTGGTGTCCAATGGCGGCGGAGCGGTTCGCGTCCTCCCGTCGAGCACCACGCACACGGTCATCGACCGGATCGGTACCGTCAGCGGCCCGCTGGTGGCCGGCGGCACGCTCACCGCGCCCCAGGTCCTGTACGCCCCGTGGGACTCGCAGATCACCTACCAGTGGCGTCGTGACGGTGCCCCGATCGCTGGCGCGACCGGCTCGACATACCGGCTCACGCACGCCGACAGCGGCCACATGGTCACCGTCGTCGAGACGGCTCGCCACCAGGGCCTGCAGCCGAACTCGTCGGTGTTCGCTCCCGTCGGTCCCGTCATCGCCGACCCGACCTTCGCGGTGACCACGCTCGGTGGGGTGACCCAGGCCAAGGCGACGATCACCGTCAAGGAGATGGGCAAGCCGGCGACCGGCACGGTCACCTTCGCTTCAGGGGCCGTGAAGGTCACCCGGACCCTGGTCAACGGTGTCGCGTCGGCATCGCTGAACGGTCTCGCTCCCGGCACCCGCACGATCTCGATCTCCTACAGCGGTGACTCGCTCACCTCGGCGGGGATGACGTCGGCTCAGGTGCCCGTCCTGGCCAAGCCGGCGGCCTCCACGGCTGCGATCGACCCGAACGTCACGGTCACCGGTACGCCGACGATCGGCGCAGTCCTCTCCCTCCAGGTGCATGCGTACGCCCCGTGGAGCGGCCGGTTGTACTACCAGTGGCTGCGTGACGGTAAGCCGATCGCAGGCGCAGTGAACTCCGCGTACCAGGTGCAGGACGTCGACGCGGGCCACAAGCTCTCGGTTCGTGCGACCGTGAAGGCGGCACAGACGACCCCGGCGACTGCGGTCTACCAAGTCGCGCGGGTCATCACCACGACGGCGGTCATGGGACTCATCAGCACGCCGGGCCCCAACACGGTCACGGTGAAGGTCCAGGTCTCGGCGGCGAACCTGCCGGCAACAGGCACGGTGCAGCTGGTGCTGCGTGGCACGACCCGCCAGGTCACGGCCACGCTGCGCAACGGTGTGGCGACGCTGACGATGACGCAGGTCCCGGCGGGGCGCGACGCGTTCTACGTGATCTACTCCGGCAGCGCAGCCGCCCCGTCGATGCACCGGACGATCGTCCTGGACGTCGCGCACCGGAGCTAG
- the pepN gene encoding aminopeptidase N, with translation MPGTNLTQAEAAARSALLQITTYDVTLDLTTGPDTFVSTSRITFTATTPGSSTFADLVGATNVSATLNGLPLDASAYADSRLALDGLADTNELVVTADMAYSHTGEGLHRFVDPVDEKVYLYSQMEVPDARRVFASFEQPDLKATFTFHVTAPEGWAVFSNSPTPVPTSLGDGNARWDFAVTKRMSTYITAIVAGEYVGVEDSYVGKNGTIPLGLYSRASAREHMDVDSLFTLTKQGFELFEDLFDYPYPFGKYDQFFVPEFNAGAMENAGAVTIRDEYIPASRQPRSFYDFRTNMILHEMAHQWFGDLVTMKWWNDLWLNESFAEWAGYYAAANATEFTDAWTGFTNARKLSGYRQDQLITTHPIAPEIKDLHDIEVNFDMITYAKGASALKQLVAWVGMEPFTIGLRAYFRDHAYGNTEFKDLLGALEKASGRDLSTWAEEWLQTSGVNTVRPEFTLNADGTYASLTIHQSAAPEHPTLRRHRMGVGLFDLVEGSLVRRTTIEVDVEGGLTEVAEAVGKKQPDLLLLNDEDLAYVKVRLDERSYATAVAHLSKLDDSLARALIWTAAWDMCRDGELPTSDYIDLVLANIGQETDSWGLSRIPVLAESALFGYVSPDKLPELQDRWEAGVRELLVAAEPGSDAQLIFAKTYAAATDTARGSIHGCMRGERTIADVKALLDGSWTLPGLTVDQDLRWRFITGLCAAGAFGEAEISAELERDTTQSGKENAAGARAASPDPTVKAEAWRLATMDPATPNATGESIANEFSRAGQPALDGYVHAYLDAAETILDKVGTHRAARALEYIFPRQLATQANLDVIDKWLASTTASAMAVRYVREGRDELARAMRAQQA, from the coding sequence ATGCCAGGAACAAACCTCACTCAAGCGGAGGCAGCCGCCCGATCGGCGCTGCTCCAGATCACCACGTACGACGTCACTCTGGACCTCACCACGGGCCCGGACACCTTCGTATCCACCTCGCGGATCACGTTCACCGCCACGACTCCGGGGTCGAGCACGTTCGCCGATCTCGTCGGCGCGACCAACGTGTCAGCCACCCTCAACGGCCTTCCGCTCGACGCCAGTGCGTACGCGGATTCGCGGCTCGCCCTCGACGGCCTGGCGGACACCAACGAACTCGTCGTGACCGCCGACATGGCGTACTCGCACACCGGCGAGGGCCTCCACCGCTTCGTCGACCCGGTCGACGAGAAGGTCTACCTCTACAGCCAGATGGAAGTGCCAGACGCGCGCCGCGTCTTCGCCTCCTTCGAGCAGCCTGACCTGAAGGCCACCTTCACCTTCCACGTCACCGCTCCCGAGGGCTGGGCCGTCTTCTCCAACTCCCCCACGCCGGTGCCGACGTCGCTGGGAGACGGAAACGCCCGCTGGGACTTCGCGGTCACCAAGCGGATGTCCACCTACATCACCGCGATCGTCGCCGGTGAGTACGTCGGGGTCGAAGACTCCTACGTCGGCAAGAACGGCACCATCCCGCTCGGGCTCTACAGCCGCGCCTCGGCGCGCGAGCACATGGATGTCGACAGCCTCTTCACGCTCACCAAGCAGGGTTTCGAGTTGTTCGAGGACCTCTTCGACTACCCGTACCCGTTCGGCAAGTACGACCAGTTCTTCGTGCCCGAGTTCAACGCCGGCGCGATGGAGAACGCCGGCGCCGTCACGATCCGCGACGAATACATCCCGGCAAGTCGCCAGCCGCGGTCGTTCTACGACTTCCGCACCAACATGATCCTGCACGAGATGGCGCACCAGTGGTTCGGCGATCTGGTGACGATGAAATGGTGGAACGACCTCTGGCTCAATGAGTCGTTCGCCGAATGGGCCGGCTACTACGCCGCCGCGAACGCCACCGAGTTCACCGACGCCTGGACCGGGTTCACGAACGCCCGCAAACTGTCGGGCTACCGCCAGGACCAGCTGATCACCACCCACCCGATCGCACCGGAGATCAAGGACCTGCACGACATCGAGGTCAACTTCGACATGATCACGTACGCCAAGGGCGCGTCCGCGCTCAAGCAGTTGGTCGCCTGGGTCGGCATGGAGCCGTTCACCATCGGCCTGCGGGCGTACTTCCGCGACCACGCCTACGGGAACACCGAGTTCAAGGACCTGCTCGGCGCCCTGGAGAAGGCGTCGGGACGTGACCTGTCGACCTGGGCCGAGGAGTGGCTGCAGACGTCCGGCGTCAACACCGTCCGCCCGGAGTTCACGCTCAACGCGGACGGCACGTACGCATCGCTCACCATCCACCAGAGCGCTGCACCGGAGCACCCGACGCTGCGCCGGCACCGGATGGGCGTCGGCTTGTTCGACCTCGTCGAGGGGTCCCTGGTCCGGCGTACGACCATCGAGGTCGACGTCGAGGGCGGCCTCACCGAGGTCGCCGAGGCCGTCGGCAAGAAGCAGCCCGACCTGCTCCTGCTCAACGACGAGGACCTGGCGTACGTGAAGGTCCGTCTGGACGAGCGCTCGTACGCGACCGCAGTTGCGCACCTCTCGAAGCTGGACGACTCGCTCGCCCGGGCGCTCATCTGGACCGCCGCGTGGGACATGTGCCGCGACGGCGAGCTGCCGACGTCGGACTACATCGATCTGGTGCTGGCCAACATCGGCCAGGAGACCGACTCCTGGGGCCTCAGCCGGATCCCGGTGCTGGCCGAATCGGCCCTGTTCGGCTACGTCTCCCCCGACAAGCTCCCCGAACTCCAGGACCGTTGGGAGGCCGGCGTACGCGAGCTCCTCGTGGCCGCCGAGCCCGGCAGCGACGCCCAGCTCATCTTCGCCAAGACGTACGCCGCCGCCACGGACACCGCACGTGGTTCCATCCACGGCTGCATGCGGGGCGAGCGGACGATCGCGGACGTGAAGGCGTTGCTCGACGGCTCGTGGACCCTCCCGGGCCTCACGGTGGACCAGGACCTGCGCTGGCGGTTCATCACCGGCCTGTGCGCCGCAGGCGCGTTCGGGGAGGCCGAGATCTCGGCCGAACTTGAGCGTGACACCACGCAGTCCGGCAAGGAGAACGCTGCCGGTGCTCGTGCGGCGTCGCCCGACCCGACGGTCAAGGCCGAGGCATGGCGGCTGGCCACGATGGATCCGGCCACCCCGAACGCCACCGGCGAGTCGATCGCGAACGAGTTCTCGCGTGCGGGTCAGCCTGCGCTGGACGGCTACGTGCATGCCTACCTGGACGCTGCCGAGACGATCCTGGACAAGGTGGGTACGCACCGCGCGGCCCGGGCACTGGAGTACATCTTCCCGCGCCAGCTGGCCACGCAGGCGAACCTCGATGTGATCGACAAGTGGCTCGCCTCGACCACCGCCAGCGCGATGGCGGTGCGGTACGTGCGCGAAGGGCGCGACGAACTGGCGCGAGCCATGCGAGCTCAGCAGGCCTGA